One Sandaracinaceae bacterium DNA window includes the following coding sequences:
- a CDS encoding DNA starvation/stationary phase protection protein, with protein MSASPTLPAIDIGISPEDRAAIVAGLSALLADSYTLYLMTHNFHWNVTGPQFNSLHAMFMTQYTEQWTALDEIAERIRALGHPAPGTYKAFHALSSIAEVDGVPSADDMVRHLVAAQEATARTARKLFPVVSGANDQPTADLLTRRLEVHEKTAWMLRSVLG; from the coding sequence ATGAGCGCCTCTCCCACACTTCCCGCCATCGACATCGGCATCAGCCCAGAGGACCGCGCCGCCATCGTGGCCGGCCTCTCCGCCCTGCTGGCCGACAGCTACACCCTCTACCTGATGACCCACAACTTCCACTGGAACGTGACGGGGCCACAGTTCAACAGCCTGCACGCCATGTTCATGACGCAGTACACGGAGCAGTGGACGGCGCTCGACGAGATCGCGGAGCGCATCCGCGCGCTCGGCCACCCGGCCCCAGGCACCTACAAGGCCTTCCACGCGCTGAGCTCCATCGCCGAAGTGGACGGAGTGCCCAGCGCCGACGACATGGTGCGGCACCTGGTGGCCGCCCAAGAGGCCACGGCGCGCACCGCTCGCAAGCTGTTCCCCGTGGTCAGCGGCGCGAACGACCAGCCCACGGCGGACCTGCTCACGCGCCGCCTCGAGGTGCACGAGAAGACCGCCTGGATGCTGCGCAGCGTGCTGGGCTGA